One Pelodiscus sinensis isolate JC-2024 chromosome 24, ASM4963464v1, whole genome shotgun sequence DNA segment encodes these proteins:
- the LOC112545390 gene encoding phospholipase A2 inhibitor PIP-like, whose protein sequence is MKAPLAACLLAALLATGAGLRCEVCSGPEEDCSGDQKNCPAGKDSCAAAQIETTRGREKNQTSHKGCMSSRECNAGPTFMTFGKGKTKRAIIACCQVDGCSPDVAKVPSLDTTPNGRRCRGCYSLPPEQCHEETIDCVGAETKCIEVSGTTKAGGTARKAIMKGCVTPAACTYITEGQGPFAGINADPADVKCTEASSVISRAVRPAGVLLPALAGLLLLMLRS, encoded by the exons ATGAAGGCTCCTCTGGCCGCCTGCCTCCtcgctgctctgctggccacgg gggccGGCCTGCGGTGCGAGGTTTGCTCTGGGCCCGAGGAGGACTGTAGCGGCGACCAGAAGAACTGCCCCGCTGGGAAAGACTCGTGCGCCGCCGCGCAGATAGAAACGACCAGGG GGCGAGAGAAAAACCAGACCTCACACAAGGGCTGTATGAGCTCCCGCGAGTGCAACGCCGGACCCACCTTCATGACTTTTGGGAAGGGGAAGACAAAAAGAGCGATCATCGCCTGCTGCCAGGTGGACGGCTGCTCCCCAGACGTGGCTAAAG TGCCCTCGCTAGACACCACACCCAATGGCCGGCGCTGTCGTGGCTGCTACAGTCTGCCCCCCGAGCAGTGTCATGAAGAGACCATCGACTGTGTGGGAGCTGAGACCAAATGCATCGAAGTCTCTGGAACCACAAAAGCTG GTGGGACTGCCCGAAAGGCCATCATGAAGGGCTGTGTGACCCCGGCCGCCTGCACCTATATCACAGAAGGACAGGGGCCCTTTGCGGGGATCAATGCTGATCCAGCCGATGTCAAATGCACAGAAGCCTCCAGTGTGATCAGCAGAGCCGTGCGCCCCGCCGGGGTCCTGCTTCCTGCCCTCGCCGGCCTCCTCCTGCTGATGCTCCGCTCCTGA
- the LOC142819570 gene encoding phospholipase A2 inhibitor gamma subunit B-like, whose product MKTLLLCCLLWALLETGTCVSCEVCHNEGDSCTGPVQVCSKELDSCGIIKVESMRREIKTPIFAKTCVSSSLCNLAPLYMTIGNEISFSGKVACCVGEACKTATVSVPPDTTTLNGQRCPACYSELSHHCSKEEIMNCTGTQTHCLHVSSTVKIGERTINSTMKGCASKSTCTNMQQFKGIFKGFGVDLTTAECSRASSRMATVALEPARLVLPALLTILLVNGLS is encoded by the exons ATGAAGACGCttctcctctgctgcctcctctgggccctgctggagACAG GGACCTGTGTTTCCTGTGAGGTCTGCCACAATGAAGGTGACAGCTGTACGGGCCCGGTACAAGTCTGCAGCAAGGAACTGGATTCCTGTGGGATCATTAAAGTAGAATCCATGCGAA GGGAGATAAAGACCCCGATCTTTGCGAAGACCTGCGTGTCCTCCAGCCTGTGCAACCTTGCACCCCTCTACATGACTATTGGGAACGAGATCTCCTTCAGCGGGAAAGTCGCCTGCTGTGTCGGGGAGGCCTGCAAAACAGCCACTGTTAGCG TGCCCCCGGATACCACCACCCTGAACGGCCAGCGCTGCCCAGCCTGCTACTCTGAGTTATCCCATCACTGCAGCAAAGAAGAGATTATGAACTGCACAGGCACCCAGACCCACTGCCTTCATGTCAGCAGCACAGTGAAAATCG GTGAGAGAACCATAAACTCCACCATGAAAGGCTGCGCCAGTAAGTCTACCTGCACTAATATGCAGCAGTTCAAAGGGATTTTCAAGGGGTTCGGTGTGGATCTCACCACGGCCGAATGCAGCCGAGCCTCCTCCCGCATGGCCACTGTGGCTCTGGAACCGGCCAGACTCGTCCTCCCAGCCCTCCTTACCATCCTGCTTGTGAACGGCCTCTCCTGA